The following proteins are encoded in a genomic region of Micrococcaceae bacterium Sec5.8:
- a CDS encoding MarP family serine protease: MFGLTILDLVLILTLLSYLFHGLRNGFLVTVGGIAGFAAGAVAAFVSVPVVSGLVEDSGWRLTAIIATAVLLMALGHALGTAIGRSIRNVVRISPLRSVDRLAGGGVNVVVAALVMSMLAFSVGALGVPFVSQPLAESKVIRFIDGVTPVPVKTSMAQLRSAVIGEGIPTIFEGIGQGQPAVVPDTSTDTPALNNAAASVLKIAGTAYQCGQNQTGTGFVVAPGRVVTNAHVVAGVPEPVVQIPGGGALPGRVVYFDAQHDLAVMAVDGLRSAPLPLSPDLPAGSPAAFAGYPHGGPFQSKPATVQDITSVLVPDIYGNNPAAEDVYRLAGDVQPGNSGGPLLTSEGRVAGVVFAKATGETSVGYAITMADLGPVAARAPELGNAVSPGQCIQK, from the coding sequence GTGTTCGGCTTGACCATCCTGGACCTCGTGTTGATTCTGACGCTGCTGTCCTACCTGTTCCACGGCCTGCGCAATGGCTTCCTCGTCACGGTTGGCGGCATCGCCGGGTTCGCCGCTGGTGCCGTGGCAGCGTTTGTCTCCGTCCCCGTCGTCAGCGGGCTCGTGGAGGACAGCGGCTGGCGCCTCACGGCCATTATCGCCACGGCTGTGTTGCTGATGGCCTTGGGCCACGCCCTGGGCACCGCCATCGGCCGCAGCATCCGCAACGTCGTCCGGATCAGCCCGCTGCGGTCCGTGGACCGGCTGGCCGGCGGCGGCGTCAACGTGGTGGTCGCTGCCCTGGTCATGTCCATGCTGGCCTTCAGCGTCGGCGCGCTCGGCGTCCCCTTCGTTTCCCAGCCGCTCGCCGAGTCCAAGGTGATCCGCTTCATCGACGGCGTGACCCCGGTCCCGGTGAAGACGTCCATGGCACAACTGCGCTCGGCCGTAATCGGTGAGGGGATTCCCACGATCTTCGAGGGCATCGGACAAGGTCAGCCCGCCGTAGTCCCGGACACCAGCACCGACACCCCGGCGCTGAACAACGCCGCGGCCTCGGTCCTGAAGATCGCGGGCACCGCCTACCAGTGCGGCCAGAACCAGACCGGAACCGGGTTCGTCGTAGCTCCGGGACGGGTGGTGACGAACGCCCACGTGGTGGCCGGCGTGCCGGAACCTGTGGTGCAGATCCCCGGCGGCGGCGCCCTGCCCGGGCGCGTGGTCTATTTCGACGCGCAACACGACCTCGCCGTCATGGCCGTGGACGGCTTACGGTCCGCGCCGCTGCCGCTCAGCCCGGACCTGCCGGCCGGGAGTCCGGCCGCCTTTGCCGGCTACCCCCATGGCGGCCCGTTCCAGTCCAAGCCCGCTACCGTGCAGGACATCACGAGCGTCCTGGTCCCGGATATCTACGGCAACAACCCCGCGGCCGAGGACGTCTACCGGCTTGCCGGCGATGTCCAGCCGGGCAACTCGGGCGGGCCGCTGCTGACCTCCGAGGGCCGGGTGGCCGGCGTCGTCTTCGCCAAAGCCACAGGCGAAACCTCGGTCGGCTACGCCATAACCATGGCCGATCTGGGGCCGGTGGCGGCCCGGGCACCGGAACTCGGCAACGCGGTGTCCCCCGGTCAGTGCATCCAGAAGTAG
- a CDS encoding Crp/Fnr family transcriptional regulator encodes MDIEVLRRAPLFATLDDEAFRLLTDELTEVDLSRGASVFREGDQGDQLYFIVSGKVKLGRTSPDGRESLLAILGPGELFGEMALFDPSPRTATATAVSETRLAGLKNESLNALLRTRPEVSAQLLQALARRLRRTNDSLSDLVFSDVPGRVAKALLDLADRFGRPATDGVLVAHELTQEELAQLVGASRETVNKALAEFVQRGWLRLEARAVVILDMQRLRQRSR; translated from the coding sequence ATGGATATCGAGGTATTGCGCCGCGCACCCCTGTTCGCCACGCTCGACGACGAGGCGTTCCGTTTGCTGACGGACGAACTCACCGAGGTGGACCTCTCACGCGGAGCCTCGGTATTCCGGGAAGGCGACCAGGGCGATCAGCTGTATTTCATCGTTTCCGGCAAGGTCAAGCTCGGCCGCACCTCCCCGGACGGCCGCGAGTCCTTGCTCGCCATCCTCGGCCCGGGCGAGCTGTTCGGCGAAATGGCACTGTTCGATCCGAGCCCGCGCACCGCGACGGCCACCGCCGTCTCGGAAACACGGCTGGCCGGGCTGAAGAATGAGAGCCTGAACGCCCTGCTGCGCACCCGACCGGAAGTCTCGGCACAACTGCTGCAGGCCCTGGCACGGCGCCTGCGCCGCACCAATGACTCTTTGTCCGACCTTGTTTTCTCTGACGTTCCGGGCCGCGTCGCCAAGGCCCTGCTGGACCTGGCGGACCGCTTCGGCCGTCCCGCCACCGACGGCGTCCTGGTGGCCCACGAGCTCACCCAGGAGGAACTGGCGCAACTGGTGGGCGCATCCCGCGAGACCGTCAACAAGGCGCTCGCGGAATTCGTGCAGCGCGGCTGGCTGCGGCTGGAGGCACGCGCCGTCGTCATTCTCGACATGCAGCGCCTCCGCCAGCGCTCCCGCTAA
- a CDS encoding NUDIX hydrolase — protein MPQLARRLFALPPDLEGAARSWLDHGERTPRAPRFASSVVLLRDSPTGLETWLGYRPGSSPLGVLAFPGGSLEASDDDAVGWLGPSPQYWAEHMGTADVGLARRHVVGAIRELFEETGILLAGTDLSSTVEATSKAEWMRARVAVADQEKTFTEVLAKRGLSVRTDLLKPLVNWLSPDFAHRRFNTRYFAATVPVNQQPSLLASKGVWGRWVCVRKVVDGRDTPALGDEVGQENTVGRTLGQLLVPGSEIMLEKMASANGCIAYLSYKRKAHVYQPKLVEEDGRLLLEVEAAKTVAGDPQRER, from the coding sequence TTGCCCCAGTTAGCCCGACGCCTGTTCGCCCTTCCCCCGGATCTTGAGGGGGCCGCCCGCAGCTGGCTTGATCACGGCGAGCGGACCCCCCGAGCGCCCCGCTTTGCGTCGTCTGTGGTGTTGTTGCGGGATTCGCCTACCGGGCTGGAGACCTGGCTGGGATACCGGCCCGGTTCGTCACCCCTGGGCGTTCTCGCGTTCCCCGGCGGGTCGCTGGAGGCGTCCGACGACGACGCCGTCGGCTGGCTGGGCCCGTCGCCGCAGTATTGGGCTGAGCACATGGGCACCGCCGATGTCGGGCTGGCGCGCCGCCACGTAGTGGGCGCCATCCGTGAATTGTTCGAGGAAACCGGCATCCTGCTGGCCGGAACGGACTTGTCCAGCACGGTGGAGGCGACCTCCAAGGCCGAGTGGATGCGGGCCCGGGTGGCGGTGGCGGACCAGGAAAAGACTTTCACCGAGGTGCTCGCGAAGCGGGGGCTCTCGGTCCGGACCGATCTGCTCAAGCCCCTTGTTAACTGGCTCAGCCCCGACTTCGCGCACCGGCGGTTCAATACCCGCTATTTCGCGGCGACAGTGCCGGTGAACCAGCAGCCCTCGCTGCTCGCCAGTAAAGGCGTCTGGGGCCGGTGGGTTTGCGTCCGCAAGGTCGTCGACGGCAGGGACACCCCTGCGCTGGGCGATGAGGTGGGCCAGGAGAACACCGTTGGCCGGACGCTCGGCCAGCTTCTGGTGCCCGGTTCGGAGATTATGCTCGAAAAGATGGCGTCCGCGAACGGCTGCATTGCCTACCTGAGTTACAAGCGCAAGGCCCATGTGTACCAGCCGAAGCTGGTCGAAGAAGACGGCCGGCTTCTGCTCGAGGTCGAGGCGGCCAAGACCGTCGCCGGAGATCCCCAGCGCGAACGCTGA
- a CDS encoding RidA family protein gives MSTPAPAASGAASAVEQRLAELGLALPDVAAPVAAYVPAVISGNHVYTSGQLPFVNGKLEATGKVSAGTEGATDEATVSPEAARQYAAVCAVNALAAVKSVIGDLDRITRIVKVVGFVSSDPSFTGQPAVINGASELLGKVFGDAGQHARSAVGVSVLPLDSPVEVELIAEFA, from the coding sequence ATGAGCACACCCGCCCCCGCTGCGTCCGGCGCGGCGTCCGCCGTCGAGCAGCGCCTTGCCGAACTGGGCCTGGCGCTGCCCGACGTTGCTGCGCCGGTGGCCGCCTACGTCCCCGCCGTGATCTCCGGCAACCATGTTTATACGTCCGGCCAATTGCCGTTCGTGAACGGCAAGCTGGAGGCGACCGGCAAGGTCTCCGCCGGCACGGAGGGTGCTACGGACGAGGCCACTGTCTCGCCCGAAGCTGCCCGGCAGTACGCAGCCGTGTGTGCTGTCAACGCCCTGGCCGCCGTCAAGAGCGTGATCGGGGACCTCGACCGGATCACAAGGATCGTCAAGGTTGTTGGTTTCGTGTCCTCCGATCCGTCCTTCACCGGCCAGCCCGCTGTGATCAACGGGGCCTCCGAACTGCTCGGCAAAGTCTTTGGCGACGCCGGCCAGCACGCACGGTCCGCCGTCGGTGTGTCCGTCCTCCCTCTCGACTCCCCGGTTGAAGTCGAACTGATCGCTGAATTCGCCTAG
- a CDS encoding DUF4177 domain-containing protein, whose product MTKWEYATIPLIIHATKQILDQWGDDGWELVQVVTGPDGNGLVAYLKREKQ is encoded by the coding sequence ATGACCAAATGGGAGTACGCAACGATTCCGCTCATTATTCACGCCACGAAGCAGATTTTAGACCAGTGGGGTGACGACGGCTGGGAGCTTGTCCAGGTGGTGACGGGCCCCGACGGAAACGGCCTGGTTGCTTACCTGAAGCGGGAGAAGCAGTAG
- a CDS encoding transglycosylase domain-containing protein translates to MATGKNPLFDTATTLGKIILFLGVSAICGVLVAGLLVPAAAVTGSTASGSIKFFETLPAELNVDPPSQSTTILASDGSVIANLYAENRTKVSLDQMSPYIKDAVIAIEDSRFYEHGGVDTTGIMRALVSTARGNKQGASTITQQYVNNVINSSLEAEGKSDQVLLNGVNKGVGDKLREMKLAIALEKKFTKEQILEGYLNIVFFNRDAYGIEAASKFFFSTTAKDLTLPQAALLAGLVNSPSFFDPITNPENAKGRRDLVLQSMLSQGKIQQADYDAAVATPIETKVTQPRQGCAYSATAPYFCDYVLHLMLNNPAYGADATERERKIFRGGLTIKTTLDPSAQSIAQTQVDGSAGENPDKWGASLVSIQPGSGKIVSMAQNTQFLEAEGKFNNVINFNVDMKDAQGNDLGGLGGFQPGSTMKPFTFAEWLDEGRSMNTVLNGSVRRYPLNYRWKNTCPTPVDGAYNTAEKSLGAADDLQNAEEGYYKNMTVVDGLANSINTMTFATAAQVDLCGIQKIVDAVGIHAGQTNEPVPMTRLSNLIGATQTSPLTMASAFATFANDGKYCEPTAIESVTDATGAPLPAQETKCRDAIKPEVAHGVTAALQEVLNRGSGSLIKPRISTRTTFPIAAKTGTNDPNNSTWVVGYTKGLATASWFGDALGGQDRPGRKLTLNGKFYEAIDGYMIAGPQFSNFMAEVAPAYGTDPFPAPPSSMVNGTAPVPAPRNNPQPTRAPANPAPAPSDSAPAPAPSDPPAPAPSTAPPAPAPSDARPGNGATGKP, encoded by the coding sequence ATGGCGACTGGTAAAAACCCTCTCTTTGACACGGCCACCACCCTCGGAAAGATCATTCTTTTCCTGGGCGTGAGCGCCATCTGCGGCGTCCTGGTGGCGGGGCTGCTGGTCCCTGCGGCCGCCGTGACCGGCAGCACCGCCAGCGGCTCGATCAAGTTCTTCGAGACCCTGCCGGCAGAACTCAACGTGGACCCGCCAAGCCAGTCGACCACCATCCTCGCCTCCGACGGCAGCGTGATCGCCAACCTCTACGCGGAAAACCGCACCAAAGTCTCCCTCGACCAGATGTCCCCGTATATCAAGGACGCGGTCATTGCCATCGAGGACAGCCGCTTCTATGAGCACGGCGGCGTGGACACCACCGGCATCATGCGGGCGCTGGTCAGCACGGCTCGCGGCAACAAACAGGGCGCCTCCACCATCACCCAGCAGTACGTGAACAACGTCATCAACTCCTCCCTCGAGGCCGAGGGCAAGAGCGACCAGGTGCTGCTCAACGGCGTGAACAAGGGCGTCGGCGACAAGCTCCGCGAAATGAAGCTGGCCATCGCGCTGGAGAAGAAGTTCACCAAGGAACAGATCCTCGAGGGCTACCTCAACATCGTGTTCTTCAACCGTGACGCGTACGGCATTGAGGCCGCGTCTAAGTTCTTCTTCAGCACCACGGCCAAGGACTTGACGCTGCCGCAGGCCGCACTGCTGGCAGGGCTTGTCAACAGCCCGTCCTTCTTCGACCCGATCACCAACCCGGAGAACGCCAAGGGCCGCCGGGACCTGGTCCTGCAGTCCATGCTGAGCCAGGGCAAAATCCAGCAGGCCGACTACGACGCCGCCGTGGCCACGCCGATCGAAACCAAGGTCACCCAGCCCCGCCAGGGCTGTGCCTACTCCGCGACGGCGCCGTACTTCTGCGACTACGTTTTGCACCTGATGCTGAACAACCCCGCCTACGGCGCCGATGCCACCGAACGCGAACGGAAAATCTTCCGCGGCGGCCTGACCATCAAGACCACCCTGGACCCGAGCGCCCAGTCCATCGCGCAGACCCAGGTGGACGGTTCTGCCGGGGAGAACCCGGACAAATGGGGAGCCTCACTGGTGTCCATTCAGCCCGGTTCCGGCAAGATCGTCTCCATGGCCCAGAACACCCAGTTCCTGGAAGCCGAAGGAAAGTTCAACAACGTCATCAACTTCAACGTTGATATGAAGGACGCCCAGGGCAACGACCTCGGCGGCCTCGGCGGTTTCCAGCCGGGCTCCACCATGAAACCCTTCACCTTCGCAGAATGGCTCGACGAGGGCAGGTCCATGAACACCGTCCTCAACGGCTCCGTCCGCAGGTACCCCTTGAATTACCGGTGGAAGAACACCTGCCCCACCCCCGTGGACGGCGCATACAACACAGCGGAAAAGTCACTCGGCGCGGCCGACGACCTGCAGAACGCCGAAGAGGGCTACTACAAGAACATGACGGTCGTCGATGGCCTGGCCAACTCCATCAACACCATGACTTTCGCCACCGCGGCTCAAGTGGACCTCTGCGGCATTCAGAAGATCGTGGACGCCGTCGGAATCCACGCCGGTCAAACCAACGAGCCCGTTCCCATGACGCGCCTGTCCAACCTGATCGGTGCAACGCAGACTTCGCCACTGACCATGGCGAGTGCTTTCGCCACCTTCGCCAACGACGGCAAGTACTGCGAACCCACCGCCATCGAGTCGGTCACGGACGCTACCGGCGCCCCCCTGCCGGCCCAGGAAACCAAATGCCGGGACGCGATCAAACCGGAAGTCGCGCACGGCGTGACAGCCGCACTGCAGGAAGTCCTGAACCGCGGTTCCGGTTCCCTGATCAAGCCGAGAATCTCAACGCGGACTACCTTCCCGATCGCGGCCAAGACCGGAACCAACGACCCCAACAACTCCACGTGGGTGGTTGGCTACACCAAGGGCCTGGCAACAGCGTCCTGGTTCGGCGACGCCTTGGGCGGCCAGGACCGGCCGGGACGCAAACTGACGCTGAACGGGAAGTTCTACGAGGCCATCGACGGTTACATGATCGCCGGTCCGCAGTTCTCGAACTTCATGGCCGAGGTGGCGCCGGCCTACGGCACCGATCCGTTCCCGGCCCCGCCGTCGAGCATGGTCAACGGCACCGCACCCGTTCCGGCCCCCCGGAACAACCCGCAGCCCACCAGGGCTCCGGCCAACCCGGCACCGGCACCGTCCGACTCGGCACCGGCACCGGCACCGTCCGACCCGCCGGCACCGGCACCGTCCACCGCGCCGCCCGCTCCGGCGCCCTCGGACGCACGGCCCGGCAACGGCGCAACCGGGAAGCCCTGA
- a CDS encoding metallophosphoesterase: METINALASRARNIGRGFAVTAAAGALTGAAAAGYGLWEKNQFVLREETLPILPAGFGPIRVLHLSDIHFVPGQERKAAWLSSLADLEPDLVVNTGDNLSHAKAVDPVLEALRPLMAFPGVFVPGSNDYFAPRLKNPASYFAGPSSKPKEPATLDWPRLRSGFGMGGWVDLTNRCQSLVIGGLRVDFSGVDDPHLGLEQYAGWPRGTKGQDAKPHLRIAVAHAPYQRVLDHFTADGADLLLAGHTHGGQICVPGFGALVANCDLPTWRAKGLHGWESNGRTTPVNVSGGIGTSRFAPVRIACKPEAVLLTLTARS, translated from the coding sequence ATGGAGACGATCAACGCACTGGCCAGCCGCGCCCGAAACATCGGGCGCGGCTTTGCCGTGACCGCCGCCGCCGGAGCACTTACCGGCGCTGCCGCCGCGGGATACGGGCTGTGGGAAAAGAACCAGTTCGTGCTGCGCGAAGAAACCCTGCCAATTCTTCCGGCGGGATTCGGCCCGATCCGGGTCCTGCACCTCAGCGACATCCACTTCGTCCCCGGCCAGGAACGGAAAGCCGCATGGCTGTCCTCCCTGGCGGACCTGGAACCGGACCTGGTGGTGAACACCGGCGACAACCTCAGCCATGCCAAAGCGGTGGACCCCGTGCTGGAGGCACTGCGTCCGCTGATGGCGTTTCCCGGCGTTTTTGTTCCCGGCTCCAACGACTACTTTGCCCCGCGGCTGAAGAACCCGGCGTCGTATTTCGCCGGCCCCTCCTCGAAGCCCAAGGAGCCAGCCACACTGGACTGGCCACGGCTGCGTTCCGGCTTTGGCATGGGCGGCTGGGTGGACCTGACCAACCGCTGCCAGTCCCTGGTCATCGGAGGGCTCCGCGTTGACTTCTCCGGCGTCGACGATCCGCACCTGGGTCTCGAACAGTACGCCGGCTGGCCCCGCGGAACCAAGGGCCAGGACGCCAAACCGCACCTGCGGATCGCCGTCGCCCATGCCCCGTACCAGCGGGTCCTGGACCACTTCACCGCGGACGGTGCCGACCTCCTGCTGGCCGGGCACACCCACGGCGGCCAGATCTGCGTTCCGGGTTTCGGGGCGCTCGTCGCCAATTGCGACCTCCCCACCTGGCGCGCGAAGGGTTTGCACGGCTGGGAGAGCAACGGACGCACGACGCCGGTGAACGTCTCAGGCGGGATCGGCACCTCCCGCTTCGCCCCGGTCCGGATCGCCTGCAAGCCCGAAGCGGTACTGCTGACGCTCACTGCGCGTTCCTGA
- a CDS encoding ABC transporter ATP-binding protein, whose amino-acid sequence MAKQTSFFSSIRRLYPHVKPIIPRLIMGLLCALLASVVALTIPQVLRVLVNESLRPGGSTDAVWIASLVILVLGVAEAGLVALRRQFVINPATTVETRMRVSLYAHLQDLTVSFHDRWGSGQLLSRAMTDLNFLRRWMAFGAIMLVVTTLTVVIGVVVMFTMSWQLALIFLAAAVPIMIYGFRFRTRFSKVARRSQDQAGDLATTVEESVHGIRVLKAFGRSTEALENFNEQAEELRQTEIVKAKHLATFSLVVTLLPELALGAGLVAGVLLASTGELSIGALVAFFATAAVIATPVEFCGMLLAMALTAKTAVDRHFEVMDSVNTITSPEKPQHPTELKGALTFNNATFAYEDAPDKPILKDIDLEIKPGETMALVGITGSGKSALLQLVPRLYDVTNGSITIDGVDLREFGVEELRTVVAVAFEDTILFSSSVRSNVMLGAPADLPAERMEEALEEALDVAQAHFAYSLPSGLDTLIGEEGLSLSGGQRQRIALARAIAARPRVLVLDDPLSALDVNTEELVETRLRQVLSDTTTLIVAHRPSTVALADRVALLEEGRITAVGTHTELLAENQHYRYVIASLDPEPRDLDSELLDTELSGLNAEEVSR is encoded by the coding sequence ATGGCCAAGCAGACCTCATTTTTCTCCTCCATCCGCCGTCTCTATCCCCACGTCAAGCCGATCATTCCGCGGCTCATCATGGGCTTGCTGTGCGCCCTGCTGGCCAGTGTGGTGGCTCTGACCATCCCGCAGGTGCTGCGGGTCCTGGTCAACGAATCTCTTCGGCCCGGCGGCAGCACGGACGCGGTCTGGATTGCCTCACTCGTCATTCTGGTCCTCGGCGTTGCCGAAGCCGGCCTGGTGGCACTGCGCCGGCAGTTCGTGATCAATCCCGCCACGACGGTCGAAACCCGGATGCGGGTGTCCCTCTATGCGCATCTGCAGGATCTGACGGTCTCCTTCCACGACCGGTGGGGTTCCGGGCAGCTGCTCTCCCGCGCCATGACGGACTTGAACTTCCTGCGCCGCTGGATGGCGTTCGGCGCCATCATGCTGGTGGTCACCACCCTGACCGTGGTGATCGGCGTCGTGGTGATGTTCACGATGAGCTGGCAGCTGGCGTTGATCTTCCTCGCCGCGGCGGTGCCGATCATGATCTACGGCTTCCGGTTCCGCACCCGGTTCAGCAAGGTGGCCCGCCGCAGCCAGGACCAGGCCGGCGACCTCGCCACCACGGTAGAGGAGTCGGTGCACGGCATCCGGGTACTCAAGGCTTTCGGCCGCAGCACTGAGGCGCTGGAAAACTTCAACGAACAAGCCGAGGAGCTCCGCCAGACGGAAATCGTCAAGGCCAAGCACCTCGCCACCTTCAGCCTCGTGGTCACCCTCCTGCCGGAGCTGGCCCTCGGTGCCGGGCTCGTCGCCGGCGTGCTGCTGGCCTCCACCGGAGAGCTGAGCATCGGCGCCCTCGTGGCGTTCTTCGCCACCGCCGCCGTGATCGCCACCCCGGTGGAATTCTGCGGCATGCTGCTGGCCATGGCCCTCACCGCCAAAACCGCCGTGGACCGGCACTTTGAGGTGATGGACTCGGTGAACACCATCACGAGCCCCGAAAAGCCGCAGCATCCGACGGAGTTGAAGGGCGCCCTGACCTTCAACAACGCCACCTTCGCCTATGAGGACGCCCCGGACAAACCGATCCTCAAAGACATCGACCTGGAGATTAAACCCGGGGAAACCATGGCCCTGGTCGGCATCACGGGCAGCGGCAAAAGCGCCCTGCTGCAGCTGGTCCCCCGGCTGTATGACGTCACCAACGGTTCCATCACCATCGACGGAGTGGACCTGCGCGAGTTCGGCGTGGAGGAGCTCCGCACGGTGGTGGCCGTCGCCTTCGAAGACACCATCCTGTTCTCCAGCTCGGTGCGGAGCAATGTGATGCTCGGCGCCCCGGCGGACCTGCCGGCCGAACGCATGGAGGAGGCACTCGAGGAGGCGCTCGACGTCGCCCAGGCCCACTTCGCGTACTCGCTTCCGTCCGGCCTGGACACCCTGATCGGTGAGGAAGGCCTCAGCCTCTCCGGCGGCCAGCGGCAGCGCATCGCCCTGGCCCGCGCCATCGCCGCCCGGCCCAGGGTCCTGGTACTGGACGATCCGTTGTCGGCCCTGGATGTCAACACCGAGGAACTCGTGGAAACCAGGCTGCGGCAGGTGCTCTCCGACACCACGACGCTGATCGTGGCCCACCGGCCGTCCACCGTGGCGCTGGCGGACCGGGTGGCGCTGCTGGAAGAGGGCCGGATCACCGCCGTCGGCACCCACACCGAACTGCTCGCGGAGAACCAGCACTACCGCTACGTGATCGCCAGCCTCGACCCGGAACCCCGGGACCTGGACTCCGAGCTGCTGGACACGGAACTGTCAGGCCTGAACGCCGAGGAGGTTTCCCGATGA
- a CDS encoding ABC transporter ATP-binding protein, with amino-acid sequence MSATFGTANEDNAHLSKSESKTVRRRSLALLGSLIRPVRRRFWLTIAAVVLSQAARVAGPALIAFGIDRALPALQSGDNLPLLLTGAAYLAAAVATAGLTALYVTSTARLSQAMLLDLRVRVFRHTQRLSLEFHEKYTSGRIIARQTSDLEALRELLDSGVSSLASGMLFMIFTAITVVALDWRSGLLVLAAGVPMYFLASWYQKHSQIAFRESRVVSARLIVHFVETMTGIRAVKAFRKERENTARYTELSEDYRKVTVRSINLSGIFQPGLVLIGNVCVAVVLLFGGFRVLEGELAVGVLLALILSTKRFFQPVDQMAMFYNSFQSAQAALEKVSGLLEEVPTVRPPKNPVALHNAKGTVDFKGVEFRYGDGPVIIPAMDLHIPAGQTVALVGQTGAGKSTLAKLIARFYDVSAGSLTLDGVDLRELATADLRRNVVMVTQEAFLFSGSVADNIALGRPAASRQEIEDAAMAVGAHEFIRELPEGYDTDVNKRGGRVSAGQRQLISFARAFLARPAVLILDEATSSLDIPSERLVQAGLAGLLQGTGASAGRTALIIAHRLSTVETADRVLVVHGGRVVEDGTPAELIGGGGRFAQLHGAWKDSLV; translated from the coding sequence ATGAGCGCCACCTTCGGCACCGCCAATGAGGACAACGCGCATCTGTCCAAGAGCGAGAGCAAGACCGTCCGGCGCCGCTCCCTGGCTCTGCTCGGTTCGCTGATCCGCCCCGTCCGCCGGCGGTTCTGGCTGACCATTGCCGCCGTCGTGCTCTCCCAGGCGGCGCGGGTCGCCGGTCCCGCGCTGATCGCCTTCGGCATCGACCGGGCCCTGCCGGCCCTGCAGTCCGGCGACAACCTCCCCCTGCTGCTCACCGGCGCCGCCTACCTCGCGGCTGCCGTCGCGACGGCGGGCCTTACCGCCCTCTACGTCACTTCCACCGCGCGGCTGAGCCAGGCCATGCTGCTGGACCTGCGCGTCAGGGTCTTCAGGCACACGCAGCGGCTGAGCCTGGAATTCCATGAGAAGTACACGTCGGGCCGGATCATCGCCCGCCAGACCTCGGACCTGGAGGCGCTGCGCGAACTCCTGGATTCCGGGGTCAGCTCGCTGGCCTCGGGAATGCTGTTTATGATCTTCACCGCCATCACGGTCGTCGCCCTCGACTGGCGCAGCGGGCTCCTGGTCCTGGCCGCCGGCGTACCGATGTACTTCCTGGCCAGCTGGTACCAGAAGCACTCCCAGATCGCGTTCCGCGAATCCCGCGTCGTCTCAGCCCGGCTGATCGTGCACTTCGTGGAAACCATGACCGGCATACGTGCCGTCAAGGCCTTCCGCAAGGAACGCGAAAACACAGCCCGGTACACGGAGCTTTCCGAGGACTACCGCAAAGTCACGGTCCGCTCGATCAACCTCAGCGGCATCTTCCAACCCGGGTTGGTGCTGATCGGCAACGTCTGCGTCGCCGTCGTGCTGCTCTTTGGCGGCTTCCGCGTGCTGGAGGGCGAACTCGCCGTCGGTGTGCTGCTGGCGCTGATCCTGTCCACCAAGCGCTTCTTCCAGCCGGTGGACCAGATGGCCATGTTCTACAACTCCTTCCAAAGCGCGCAGGCGGCGCTGGAGAAGGTGTCCGGCCTGCTCGAGGAGGTCCCCACCGTCCGGCCGCCGAAAAACCCGGTGGCCCTGCACAATGCGAAGGGAACCGTCGACTTCAAGGGCGTCGAATTCCGGTACGGCGACGGACCGGTCATCATCCCCGCCATGGACCTGCACATTCCTGCCGGCCAGACCGTGGCACTGGTGGGCCAGACCGGCGCCGGCAAGTCCACGCTCGCCAAACTCATCGCCCGGTTCTATGACGTCTCGGCGGGCTCGCTCACCCTCGACGGCGTGGACCTGCGGGAGCTTGCGACGGCGGACCTGCGGCGGAACGTCGTCATGGTCACCCAGGAAGCCTTCCTGTTCAGCGGCTCTGTGGCGGACAACATCGCTCTGGGCCGGCCCGCCGCCTCCCGGCAGGAAATCGAGGACGCGGCGATGGCCGTGGGCGCCCATGAGTTTATCCGGGAGCTGCCGGAAGGCTACGACACCGACGTCAACAAGCGCGGCGGGCGGGTCTCCGCCGGGCAACGCCAGCTGATCAGCTTTGCCCGGGCCTTCCTGGCCCGGCCTGCCGTGCTGATCCTGGACGAGGCCACCTCCTCACTGGACATTCCCTCCGAACGACTCGTACAGGCCGGTTTGGCGGGACTGCTGCAGGGCACCGGCGCCAGTGCCGGCCGTACCGCACTCATCATCGCGCACCGTCTGTCCACGGTGGAGACTGCAGACCGGGTCCTCGTGGTGCACGGCGGGCGTGTCGTCGAGGACGGCACCCCGGCGGAGCTGATTGGCGGCGGCGGCCGCTTCGCGCAACTGCACGGGGCCTGGAAGGACTCGCTGGTCTGA